Proteins from a single region of Acidobacteriota bacterium:
- a CDS encoding protein kinase, with product MLANGTLLQNRYLIKRPLAQGGMGAIYEAEAIHLGHAPVAVKETFFVQDWLREQFQREASMLARLRHPALPKVSDHFVEDAGQFLVMEFIPGEDLEKLLESHIEEQGTPFDWQRVVKWADRLLDALEYIHSQQPPVIHRDIKPQNLKLTPHGELFLIDFGLAKDATTPTSPGRSVHAYTPNYAPPEQLKGTGTDARTDLYSLGATLYNLLTGEIPIGANVREEVMRFGVPDPLRSVSEIKLQIPPSLSDAIARAMKLDRKDRYQNAKEMREALHQCERDYKTLIAEEKRRNAELKLRETKRLLEEERKRQEEARQRELEEKRRKEEEARVLAEQQRQEEVRKRQEEARQCELEEKRRKEEKIRRQVEKQIDQQKRLEQEQAEKSRGEEKAQLEELNFERKRKKEIERRKHPEQVTRPQSVKTSPQFNPRGRSQTAEEALESATVNPVVTEQAAEPAVHIQPAIEITQDVPNTQLMESELPTYTEPLPTQEQDKEWRVILRSQRLQLSAGVVAVLALSLFYLLWPYLKNETVSPQSQTQSTPLPTVDVTERLQYWFELENQKSLTTKHILAPDLGIKFHFKSRENGYLYLLALDQKNRLTAFLRDEPVQSGSDFVFPSNAEEWFDLSRKDIKQAHVTVLLARSRIHDFDNLVLNVGQSLSQAEAIESLKRLVGAILPITRDDMSERGITAIAVRAIADDKPLIFDIPFEYVRN from the coding sequence ATGCTGGCAAACGGAACCCTCTTGCAAAATCGCTATCTGATTAAGCGCCCGCTAGCGCAGGGCGGTATGGGGGCGATTTATGAAGCCGAAGCCATACATCTTGGCCACGCTCCTGTGGCCGTCAAAGAAACTTTTTTCGTTCAAGATTGGTTGCGTGAACAGTTCCAGCGCGAAGCTTCAATGCTGGCGCGTTTGCGGCATCCTGCGCTTCCAAAAGTAAGTGACCATTTTGTTGAAGATGCTGGACAGTTTTTGGTGATGGAGTTTATTCCGGGAGAAGACCTGGAAAAGCTACTTGAAAGCCATATAGAGGAACAGGGAACACCTTTTGATTGGCAGCGCGTAGTGAAGTGGGCGGATCGTTTGCTTGATGCTCTTGAGTATATTCATAGCCAACAGCCACCAGTTATTCACCGCGACATCAAACCGCAAAACTTAAAACTCACGCCTCATGGTGAACTCTTCTTGATTGACTTTGGTTTGGCTAAAGATGCAACAACACCGACTTCACCTGGACGTAGCGTTCACGCCTATACGCCTAACTATGCACCGCCCGAGCAGCTTAAAGGTACGGGGACGGATGCACGCACTGATCTCTATTCACTTGGTGCAACTCTCTACAATCTTCTTACCGGCGAAATCCCCATCGGAGCCAATGTTCGCGAAGAAGTAATGCGATTTGGAGTGCCCGATCCCTTACGCTCTGTTTCTGAAATTAAGCTTCAAATACCACCGTCGCTTTCGGATGCAATAGCACGGGCAATGAAGCTGGATCGCAAGGATCGTTACCAAAACGCAAAAGAAATGCGCGAAGCGCTACATCAATGCGAAAGGGACTATAAGACTTTAATTGCAGAGGAAAAGCGTCGTAACGCTGAATTAAAACTGCGAGAGACTAAGCGTTTATTGGAAGAAGAGCGGAAGCGTCAAGAGGAAGCCCGCCAGCGCGAGTTGGAGGAAAAGCGTCGAAAGGAAGAAGAGGCCAGGGTGTTGGCGGAACAGCAGCGGCAAGAAGAAGTGCGGAAGCGTCAAGAGGAGGCACGCCAGTGTGAATTGGAGGAAAAGCGGCGAAAGGAAGAAAAGATTCGGCGACAGGTAGAGAAACAAATTGACCAGCAGAAACGACTCGAACAGGAACAAGCTGAGAAAAGTCGCGGGGAAGAGAAAGCGCAATTAGAGGAACTAAACTTTGAGCGAAAACGGAAGAAAGAGATTGAACGTCGCAAACACCCAGAACAAGTGACAAGACCTCAGTCGGTAAAAACCAGCCCACAATTCAACCCTAGAGGTAGATCACAGACGGCTGAAGAGGCTTTGGAATCTGCAACCGTTAATCCCGTCGTTACTGAACAAGCGGCAGAACCAGCGGTTCACATACAACCTGCCATCGAAATAACACAGGATGTCCCAAATACCCAATTAATGGAGTCTGAACTGCCAACGTATACTGAGCCCCTTCCGACGCAAGAGCAGGATAAGGAATGGAGGGTTATTCTTCGCTCACAACGCTTACAACTATCAGCAGGAGTTGTGGCAGTTTTGGCACTGTCGCTGTTCTACTTACTATGGCCGTACCTTAAAAATGAGACTGTATCACCACAGTCTCAGACTCAATCTACTCCCCTGCCCACAGTTGACGTCACGGAAAGGTTGCAGTACTGGTTTGAGCTTGAGAACCAAAAATCTCTTACTACTAAGCACATACTAGCCCCAGACTTGGGTATCAAATTCCATTTTAAATCGCGAGAGAATGGTTATCTATACCTGCTTGCTTTAGATCAAAAAAATCGGTTAACTGCATTTCTTCGTGATGAACCGGTTCAGTCGGGCAGTGATTTTGTCTTTCCGTCCAATGCTGAAGAGTGGTTTGATTTAAGTCGCAAAGACATTAAGCAAGCCCATGTCACGGTTTTGTTAGCGCGCAGCCGAATTCATGACTTTGATAATCTCGTATTGAATGTAGGGCAGTCTTTATCTCAAGCAGAGGCAATAGAAAGTCTAAAACGATTAGTAGGCGCTATTTTACCTATCACGAGAGACGACATGAGTGAGCGAGGCATAACGGCAATCGCGGTTAGAGCCATAGCTGACGATAAACCATTGATCTTCGACATCCCCTTCGAATACGTGCGCAATTGA